In the Dolichospermum flos-aquae CCAP 1403/13F genome, TTGGGTGTGGCGTGGTTGGCAAACCCGTTATACTTATATTCGTCCTCCCCATGATTATGCAAAAACAACACCTTTAATTTTACTTCATGGTTTCGGCGCGTCCATTGGTCATTGGCGACATAATTTAGAGGTTTTGGGTAAATCTCATCCGGTTTACGCCTTAGACATGATTGGTTTTGGGGCTTCGGAAAAGGCTGCAACTAGCTACAATGTGGAACTGTGGGTAGAGCAGGTTTACGATTTTTGGAAAACCTTTATTCGTCAACCAGTGGTTTTAGTTGGTAATTCCATCGGTTCACTAATTTCTATAGTCGCAGCCGCTAACCATCCTGATATGGTAAAGGGGATAGTGATGATGAGTTTACCTGATCCTAATTTGGAACAGGAGATGATTCCGACTGCTTTACAACCTCTTGTTAGCGGGATTAAAAGTATATTTACTTCCAGATTAATATTAAAACCGATATTTTATTTTGTGCGTCGTCCTGGTGTACTGCGTCCTTGGGCTAGTTTAGCTTATGCAAATCCTGAAGCTATTACTGATGAACTTATAGATATTTTAGCAGGACCGCCGCAGGATAGGGGATCTGCCCGTGCCTTTAGAGCCTTGTTTAAAGCGACAACGGGGGTTAATTTTAGTCCTAGTGTCAAGAAGATTTTACCAAACTTAACAATTCCTATGCTGTTAATTTGGGGGAAAAAAGACCGATTTGTGCCACCAAAACTAGCAAATCAATTTGTGGGCTACAATAAAAGATTGCAATTGCTATATTTAGAAGATGTCGGTCATTGTCCCCATGACGAATCACCAGAACAAGTTAACCAGACGATTTTAGATTGGATTGGTAATTCGTCAGTTGTCAGTTGTTAGTAGGGGCGAAGCATTTGGAAGATAATTATCGGTCATTGCCAAAAATAGTTCTCCAAATGCTTCGCCCGTACAGTTGTCAGTTGTCAGTTGCAAAAGATATATTTCTCTCCGGTTCTATAAAACTTACCCAAAAACCGTCCCTGACTGGCAGCAACGGATTTTGTTGATCAACTGATTGAAGATGCGGACAAATAGTAATGTATGGGTAGTTATGGGTAGAGATTATCTAGCAGTTTCTTCCCCTATTTTTGGATGTGAATCCTGCTATATAATAGATATCACTTCTCACTGTTTACCTCTCATGCAAATTCCCCGCTTACATCCAGACACTATCGAAGAAGTAAAACTCAGGGCTGATATTGTTGATGTGGTTTCGGAGTATGTAGTTTTGCGGAAACGAGGTAAAGATTTTTTGGGGTTATGTCCTTTTCATGATGAGAAAAGCCCCAGTTTTAGCGTTAGTCCTAATAAGCAAATGTATTATTGCTTTGGCTGTCAAGCAGCGGGTAATGCGATTAAGTTTGTCATGGACTTGGGAAAACGTCAATTTGCAGACGTGGTACTAGATTTAGCAAAACGTTATCAAGTCCCGGTTAAAACTTTAGAACCTGAACAAAGACAAGAATTACAACGGCAAATATCTTTACGTGATCAATTATATACGGTTCTTGCTACTGCTGCTCAATTTTATCAACACACTTTAAGACAGTCTCAAGGACAAAAAGCATTAGAGTATTTAGAACAAACTCGTCAATTTAAACAAGGAACAATTCAACAATTTGGTTTAGGTTATGCTCCTGCTGGTTGGGAAACTCTTTACCGTTATTTGGTAGAAAGTAAACATTATCCCGTGCAATTAG is a window encoding:
- a CDS encoding alpha/beta fold hydrolase: MTTVTHWQQRVGNQRDWVWRGWQTRYTYIRPPHDYAKTTPLILLHGFGASIGHWRHNLEVLGKSHPVYALDMIGFGASEKAATSYNVELWVEQVYDFWKTFIRQPVVLVGNSIGSLISIVAAANHPDMVKGIVMMSLPDPNLEQEMIPTALQPLVSGIKSIFTSRLILKPIFYFVRRPGVLRPWASLAYANPEAITDELIDILAGPPQDRGSARAFRALFKATTGVNFSPSVKKILPNLTIPMLLIWGKKDRFVPPKLANQFVGYNKRLQLLYLEDVGHCPHDESPEQVNQTILDWIGNSSVVSC